A window of Marispirochaeta aestuarii contains these coding sequences:
- a CDS encoding Gx transporter family protein: MDLHSDLHKQRIDLVAFLGALCLFLSTVEYLFPKPIPFMRLGLANLPILVSLHLLPFPYLMLLTLVKVAGQGLINGTLASYVFIFSVAGSYSSVLVMYAVSRISGRFLSLVGVSLVGSLTSNAVQVLLSIYFIFGKNAVMIAPLFLGIGTVSGLLIGLIAEGFVERSRWHAKLRRLYAQE, from the coding sequence ATGGACTTGCATTCTGATCTGCACAAACAACGGATCGATCTGGTCGCCTTCCTGGGGGCCCTGTGTCTCTTCCTGTCGACGGTGGAATATCTGTTCCCCAAGCCGATCCCCTTCATGCGTCTGGGACTCGCCAATCTGCCGATACTGGTTTCTCTTCATCTGCTGCCCTTCCCCTACCTCATGCTTCTGACCCTGGTAAAGGTCGCGGGGCAGGGACTTATAAACGGAACCCTCGCCTCCTACGTATTCATCTTTTCCGTGGCGGGGTCCTACTCGAGTGTACTGGTAATGTATGCGGTTTCCCGCATCAGCGGCAGGTTCCTTTCTCTGGTGGGGGTCAGCCTCGTCGGCTCACTGACCAGCAACGCGGTGCAGGTTCTGCTATCCATCTATTTTATCTTCGGAAAGAATGCCGTCATGATAGCTCCCCTTTTTCTTGGCATCGGTACGGTCAGCGGACTGCTTATCGGGCTGATCGCCGAAGGTTTTGTTGAACGTTCCAGGTGGCACGCCAAGCTGAGGAGGCTCTATGCCCAGGAATGA
- a CDS encoding FGGY family carbohydrate kinase, which yields MTIARLAGLCYYCGMDSTDSRRDFRWILTIDAGGSGIRATAVNTDGQAFAMFRRKLSPLPGPDGAVEFDPETVWTIVLEATEGLFREHPDLGQPDAVAVTVQRATFCLWEEGTGKPVTKLISWSDVRSMETAAGMNRSLVWRIIRLAAGIAGRISGNAFLRTASMLRFTTVHVSCRLKALLDRNPAIREACRDGSLRFGTLDTWLLYRMSGGRQWVTDTSNAAATGLYNPFKLKWNRLFCWLFDIPVSILPPVRDSIDDFGTTDPEVFVGVQAPVKALVGDQMAALFGHRCFDPGEVKVSKGSGSFVTINVGSRPRFSPRGLFPLIAWSIQGKVTYMLEGQVASVGTLINWLSSEIGFADSPEELDALAEEAADSGGVIFLPTPLGIRFPYFRSGMRCAVFGLGLGTKRSQIARAMYEGIAFRVREIIQGIEKDLGVEVRQLKVDGGVSRSTILMRLLSASCGIPVLRSPELELSSVGAACMAGLGALWWSSEDELRDIPLQYEVFSNPREEELFDREYPRWRLAVHLAHRYSGGSRRCPNFTDT from the coding sequence ATGACAATTGCCCGCCTTGCAGGGCTCTGCTATTATTGCGGAATGGACAGTACCGACTCCAGGCGGGATTTCCGCTGGATTCTGACAATTGATGCAGGAGGTTCCGGTATTCGGGCCACCGCAGTGAATACCGACGGCCAGGCCTTCGCCATGTTCCGCCGGAAGCTCTCTCCCCTGCCGGGCCCTGACGGAGCGGTTGAGTTTGACCCGGAAACCGTCTGGACTATCGTTCTGGAAGCAACAGAAGGTCTTTTCCGGGAGCATCCTGATCTGGGGCAGCCGGATGCGGTTGCGGTGACCGTGCAGCGGGCCACCTTTTGCCTGTGGGAGGAAGGTACCGGAAAACCTGTAACAAAGCTGATCTCCTGGTCGGATGTGCGTTCGATGGAAACGGCTGCCGGCATGAACCGGTCTCTGGTCTGGCGGATAATCCGTCTGGCCGCGGGTATTGCCGGGCGGATTTCCGGAAATGCCTTTCTTCGTACCGCTTCCATGTTGCGTTTTACCACTGTCCATGTTTCCTGCCGGCTGAAGGCACTTCTTGACCGGAACCCCGCCATCCGGGAAGCCTGCAGGGACGGAAGCCTGCGCTTCGGAACCCTGGATACCTGGCTTCTCTATCGTATGAGCGGAGGACGGCAATGGGTTACGGATACCTCAAATGCGGCGGCCACCGGACTCTACAATCCGTTCAAGCTCAAGTGGAACCGCCTGTTCTGCTGGCTTTTTGACATTCCCGTCAGCATCCTTCCCCCTGTACGGGACAGCATTGACGATTTTGGTACCACGGATCCCGAGGTCTTTGTTGGGGTTCAAGCCCCTGTAAAGGCTCTTGTGGGCGACCAGATGGCGGCCCTCTTCGGTCACCGCTGTTTTGATCCCGGAGAGGTGAAGGTCTCCAAGGGATCAGGGAGCTTTGTGACGATTAATGTCGGGTCCAGACCGCGCTTTTCGCCCCGGGGCCTTTTTCCTCTTATCGCATGGTCCATACAGGGAAAGGTAACCTACATGCTGGAAGGGCAGGTAGCCTCGGTAGGTACACTCATCAACTGGCTCTCTTCGGAAATCGGTTTTGCCGATTCTCCCGAGGAGCTCGATGCCCTGGCGGAAGAGGCTGCTGATTCCGGCGGGGTTATCTTTCTTCCCACACCCCTGGGTATACGATTCCCCTATTTCCGTTCGGGAATGCGCTGCGCCGTGTTCGGTCTGGGCCTGGGAACAAAGCGCTCCCAGATTGCCCGGGCCATGTATGAAGGAATCGCCTTCCGGGTTCGTGAGATTATTCAGGGTATAGAAAAGGATCTTGGGGTAGAGGTCAGGCAGCTGAAGGTCGATGGAGGCGTCAGCCGTTCGACGATTCTCATGCGGCTGTTGTCCGCTTCCTGTGGCATTCCTGTTCTGCGTTCCCCTGAACTGGAACTCAGCAGCGTCGGGGCAGCCTGTATGGCAGGCCTGGGTGCCCTCTGGTGGAGCAGCGAAGATGAACTGCGGGATATCCCCCTGCAGTACGAAGTTTTTTCCAATCCCCGGGAAGAGGAGCTTTTCGACAGGGAGTATCCCAGGTGGCGTCTCGCGGTTCATCTTGCCCATCGCTACAGTGGCGGAAGCCGGAGGTGCCCTAACTTTACAGATACCTGA
- a CDS encoding NusG domain II-containing protein, with product MFRLSLRPGDWIVLLVSIILVVLLTLQSLGDRGGTPIVRIEGEDESWVYPLDADIEVEVEGPLGHTHVLIHDGAVWVSDSPCTQKVCIAAGQISAPGTFIACLPNRVLVRIEGKQEGEVDGLAF from the coding sequence ATGTTTCGATTATCCCTGCGTCCGGGCGACTGGATCGTATTGCTGGTATCCATAATCCTTGTTGTTCTTTTAACCCTGCAGTCCCTGGGCGATCGCGGCGGGACTCCGATTGTCAGGATTGAAGGAGAAGATGAAAGCTGGGTATACCCCCTGGATGCCGATATCGAGGTGGAAGTCGAGGGCCCCCTCGGCCATACCCATGTCCTTATACATGACGGTGCTGTATGGGTTAGTGATTCTCCGTGTACCCAGAAGGTCTGCATCGCTGCGGGGCAGATATCCGCCCCGGGCACCTTTATCGCCTGTCTGCCGAACAGGGTTCTGGTCCGCATAGAAGGAAAACAGGAGGGAGAGGTTGATGGACTTGCATTCTGA
- a CDS encoding lysophospholipid acyltransferase family protein, translated as MVRSVLFLLLYFVVTTLMFPVALFSVIFRVFRLHRLERRYINLMASFLSWFYIIAGGAKVEIKGRENTAGLLDKAVCVVSNHQGIADIPVIVHSLPFYVGFIAKRELLYFPWVGIMMWAIRCVPIKRSSPRSAIRAIEKGVQNIKNGFPMLIFPEGTRSRGDKMNAFKKGSLKLATRSRASILPVTVQGTYHALEEKGRLTPASISITFHEPIDTSAMDKEELSSLHERVESVIRSGLKE; from the coding sequence ATGGTCCGATCAGTTCTTTTTCTGCTGCTGTATTTTGTTGTAACGACCCTCATGTTCCCCGTGGCCCTGTTTTCGGTAATTTTCAGGGTCTTTCGTCTGCACAGGCTTGAGCGGCGCTATATCAATCTGATGGCTTCTTTTCTGTCCTGGTTCTATATTATCGCCGGCGGGGCAAAGGTGGAGATCAAGGGCAGAGAAAACACCGCAGGACTCCTGGATAAGGCCGTCTGTGTGGTCAGCAATCATCAGGGAATTGCGGACATACCGGTAATTGTACATTCCCTTCCGTTTTATGTCGGGTTCATTGCCAAGAGGGAGCTCCTTTATTTTCCCTGGGTGGGGATAATGATGTGGGCTATCCGTTGTGTACCCATCAAGCGCAGCAGTCCCCGTTCCGCCATCAGGGCAATAGAAAAGGGTGTACAAAATATTAAAAACGGTTTTCCCATGCTGATTTTTCCCGAAGGAACCCGGAGCCGCGGGGATAAAATGAATGCCTTTAAAAAAGGGAGCCTCAAGCTTGCAACCCGCTCCAGAGCCAGCATCCTTCCGGTTACCGTCCAGGGGACCTATCATGCCCTGGAGGAGAAGGGAAGACTGACCCCTGCCTCCATTTCCATCACCTTCCATGAGCCCATCGATACTTCCGCAATGGACAAGGAAGAACTGTCGTCCTTGCATGAGCGGGTGGAGTCGGTTATCCGTTCAGGACTGAAGGAGTAG
- a CDS encoding sensor histidine kinase, translating to MKHRLFYTFLAFFALIIFLGAAVNIAIVAFSTHKAYTRMVRQEDKLLADQMALLAEDYYRQNGTLIGISEILRLPSGYGMPPSRRMMDHSRMMPRMVPPVLVLGEDGQVYADTHGFFTTRDIQDFEIQHGTPVMIGSRTVGRVFVGSMIVPALDDRDNEFLGLVVRSVLVSSLSVAIVAVFLGAVLFRRIASPVEALAAASRSIAQGNLHARINIHRSDELGELIDQFNTMASSLESSEEWKRRIISDSAHELRTPVAVLQGELEMILEGVYTPDRKRIESLYRETELMSRLISELGELAAAEGGQIRLIRQNCSLEELAREAAEPFLVQALPRKVSIQIPDTEGMEVFGDPQKIIQVIRNLVANALKVVPDGGRIDIYSEKVGNEAVLRVDDSGAGIPEEYREQIFQRFFRLDSSRNREAGGAGLGLAIARRIMQLHGGRIWADEGKNGGARISIALPLSDTRVFS from the coding sequence ATGAAGCATAGACTCTTCTATACCTTTCTGGCCTTCTTCGCCCTGATTATTTTTCTCGGTGCCGCCGTCAATATTGCCATCGTCGCCTTTTCCACCCACAAGGCGTATACCCGCATGGTGCGGCAGGAGGATAAGCTGCTGGCGGATCAGATGGCCCTGCTTGCGGAAGATTATTATCGTCAGAACGGCACATTGATCGGAATTTCGGAGATCCTCCGTCTGCCCTCCGGATACGGGATGCCCCCAAGCCGCAGAATGATGGATCATTCCAGGATGATGCCCCGAATGGTCCCGCCGGTGCTGGTGCTGGGAGAGGATGGACAGGTATACGCTGATACCCACGGTTTTTTTACCACCAGGGATATACAGGATTTTGAGATTCAGCACGGCACTCCGGTTATGATTGGCAGCCGGACGGTGGGAAGGGTCTTTGTCGGCAGCATGATTGTACCCGCCCTGGATGACCGGGATAACGAGTTTCTTGGACTCGTGGTCCGCTCGGTCCTCGTATCCTCCCTGTCTGTTGCAATTGTGGCGGTTTTTCTCGGAGCCGTGCTGTTCCGGCGAATTGCATCCCCGGTGGAAGCCCTGGCGGCTGCTTCCAGGTCCATTGCCCAAGGTAATCTGCATGCCAGAATCAACATCCATAGATCCGATGAACTCGGCGAGCTTATCGATCAGTTCAACACCATGGCTTCCTCCCTTGAATCCTCGGAAGAGTGGAAGCGGCGGATTATCAGTGATTCAGCTCACGAGCTGCGGACTCCGGTTGCTGTGCTGCAGGGTGAACTTGAGATGATCCTTGAAGGAGTGTATACCCCCGACCGGAAACGGATCGAGAGCCTCTACCGTGAGACGGAGCTCATGTCACGGCTTATCAGTGAGCTGGGGGAACTCGCTGCTGCAGAGGGTGGTCAGATCAGGCTTATCCGGCAGAACTGTTCTCTTGAAGAACTCGCAAGAGAAGCGGCTGAGCCTTTTCTGGTACAGGCTCTTCCCCGGAAGGTCAGCATTCAAATCCCGGATACTGAGGGTATGGAAGTCTTCGGAGATCCCCAGAAGATCATTCAGGTAATCCGTAATCTTGTCGCCAATGCCCTGAAGGTCGTTCCCGACGGTGGACGCATCGATATATATTCTGAAAAAGTCGGGAATGAAGCAGTACTGCGTGTCGATGACTCAGGGGCGGGTATCCCTGAGGAGTACCGGGAGCAGATTTTTCAGCGCTTCTTTCGTCTTGACTCCAGCCGTAACCGGGAAGCCGGCGGAGCCGGGCTGGGGCTTGCCATTGCCAGGAGGATCATGCAGCTTCATGGCGGACGCATCTGGGCGGATGAGGGGAAAAACGGGGGAGCCCGGATTTCAATAGCCCTTCCTTTGTCGGATACCCGGGTATTCTCTTGA
- a CDS encoding HD domain-containing protein, whose protein sequence is MDVKEDESEAILREFREFLVSYLRGKSTSEKRGYPWKDSWQYIVSHSLRVESYAKELIELEGGLSESEALMIRAAALMHDIGSLDDRRRHAKTGAGIVENFCRNKSHITARLNVKTLLSLILTHQKKDGKEKKLPYAILKDSDILDELGAMSIFMISHQADRERYDYYAQVLKLLERNEYGFFKKQEQRLSTLGARKIMRRKFAFIKQFALHLRDELKGTEKLKL, encoded by the coding sequence ATGGATGTAAAAGAGGACGAAAGCGAGGCCATACTCAGGGAGTTCAGAGAGTTCCTGGTCTCTTACCTGCGGGGAAAGTCTACATCCGAGAAACGGGGGTATCCCTGGAAGGACTCCTGGCAGTATATCGTTTCCCATTCCCTGCGGGTGGAATCCTACGCGAAAGAACTGATCGAGCTGGAAGGGGGCCTGTCGGAGAGCGAAGCCCTTATGATCCGTGCGGCGGCCCTGATGCACGATATCGGGTCCCTGGATGACCGGCGACGGCATGCCAAAACCGGTGCCGGAATTGTCGAGAATTTCTGTCGGAACAAAAGCCACATTACAGCCAGGCTGAATGTAAAAACCCTTCTTTCTCTTATCCTGACCCACCAGAAAAAAGACGGTAAGGAAAAGAAGCTTCCCTATGCCATTCTCAAGGACTCGGACATTCTTGATGAACTTGGGGCCATGTCGATTTTCATGATTTCCCACCAGGCAGACCGGGAGCGCTACGACTATTATGCCCAGGTGTTGAAGCTTCTGGAAAGAAATGAGTACGGTTTCTTCAAGAAACAGGAGCAGCGCCTTTCCACCCTGGGGGCACGCAAGATTATGCGGAGGAAGTTCGCCTTCATCAAACAGTTCGCCCTTCATCTGCGGGACGAACTCAAGGGCACGGAAAAGCTGAAACTCTAG
- a CDS encoding YbgA family protein, whose protein sequence is MSHEKIPLGISTCLLGYNVRYNGGHKKDRFILQTLGDYFDYVPVCPEVECGMPIPRESMRLEGEPDDYRLITHKTKEDKTGQMMRWGRKRLRELEEKDLCGYIFKSKSPSSGLFRVKIYAPEGHHVWNTGTGIWAGMFRDHFPLLPLEEDGRLHDPALRENFIERVFVFKRWRDFAKKKTGYGELVDFHTRHKLLIMSHDVEAYRRMGKLVAEGRNRNFDELLDEYLGMLLSAMTKLGTIRKHINVLQHILGYFKKQLSSDEKQEFLQILDQYRQSHFPLIVPVTMLNHFVRKYGNEYLEKQWYLNPHPTEMKLRTHV, encoded by the coding sequence ATGAGCCACGAGAAAATCCCCCTTGGAATAAGTACCTGCCTGCTTGGATACAATGTCCGCTACAACGGCGGTCACAAGAAGGACCGTTTCATTCTGCAGACCCTGGGAGACTATTTTGACTATGTTCCCGTATGTCCCGAGGTGGAGTGCGGAATGCCGATACCCCGGGAATCCATGCGCCTGGAGGGGGAACCCGACGATTACCGGCTCATCACTCATAAGACGAAGGAGGACAAGACAGGGCAAATGATGAGGTGGGGCCGGAAACGGCTCAGGGAACTGGAGGAAAAAGACCTGTGCGGTTATATATTCAAGAGCAAATCCCCGTCCTCCGGTCTTTTCAGGGTGAAGATATACGCTCCGGAGGGACATCATGTCTGGAATACCGGCACCGGGATCTGGGCCGGAATGTTCCGGGACCATTTCCCGCTCCTTCCGCTGGAGGAGGACGGCCGTCTCCATGATCCTGCGCTGCGGGAAAACTTCATCGAAAGGGTCTTTGTTTTTAAACGCTGGAGAGACTTTGCAAAGAAAAAAACCGGCTACGGAGAGCTGGTGGATTTCCATACCCGCCATAAGCTCCTTATCATGAGCCACGATGTCGAGGCGTATCGCAGAATGGGGAAACTGGTGGCGGAAGGTAGAAACCGGAACTTCGATGAGCTTCTTGACGAGTATCTGGGAATGCTGCTGTCGGCAATGACAAAACTGGGGACCATAAGGAAACACATTAACGTTCTTCAGCACATCCTGGGATACTTTAAAAAGCAGCTCAGTTCCGACGAGAAGCAGGAGTTCCTGCAAATTCTGGACCAGTACCGGCAGAGTCATTTTCCCCTGATTGTACCGGTAACCATGCTGAATCATTTTGTACGGAAATACGGGAACGAGTACCTGGAAAAACAGTGGTACCTGAATCCCCACCCCACGGAAATGAAGCTCAGAACCCATGTTTAG